GGTAATAGCACGACCGACGAACGTATTATTTCCCGTTTTTCCCCCGTGACGGTCCGTGGGGCGCAAGGGCGTGTGGTGTGGCCGCGACGTGCGACACGACGGAACAGCGACGGAGCGGATTCCATTCcggggtttatttttttagtttttggcCTGTGACGGGTTCGAACcacggacagcagcagcagcagcagcaggttctCTTGTGCCGTTGCGCCGAAGAGTTCGGCCATCCTTCCCcacgcagtgtgtgtgtgcgtgtgtgtgtgagagagaatttGCCCGTCGTGACGAGTGTCGTGACACGATCCATCGGGAAATGGCAGTAGTGACGGTGATGGTGGGAGgaggcagaaaaaaagaacagaaaaacgGGCTCCTTCGTCGGACCAGGCATCCGGGGGCAGGCGACGACTGTCGTCATACGGCCACAGAGCCTCTTTGCCtagttttcttttgctgcctCCTCGCCTTTTGGAAGCAGCGGGTGTACAGGCAGGGCaagggggagggaaggggggaAGGCACACCAGGCACAAAGCCGCGCAGCACCGATACCGATACCGCTTCGCGGACGGCGAATCCTGGGGTTGCCCGTTCTGTCCGTTCAAATCTGTACCGTCAGTGTCCGTGtgtctctatgtgtgtgtgtgtgtgtgtgtgtgcgtggggaTGTTGGAAAAAGCAGGGCTGGAAATGGCACAGTGGGCACGAGAGCGAGACGGCGAGCGAGGAAAAAGGGTTCCTCGTGCTCTCCTCGCACGTCCGCCACGAGTTGTTCCCGTGCCCTGCCCGTGGTGTGGTTGTTTAGTAGTGTGagactgtgtgtgcgtgtgtgtgtgtgctgctgctgctgctgctgcaacccAAGACAATCCTTTCGGGTTCGTTACAAAAAGGCAACCAAAGTCAACAAAGGGCCCGAACGGGAGGGCAGCGCAAAGCACTGCAGCGAGGAGCGAACCTGTAGTCCCCGACCCCCCGccacgaaaagaaaggcaggAAGAGCAGCGCAAAccacagcagcaaaagcagcaagcATTCAGGACAAATTGTTGAAGATTGCAgccaaaaaaaatagaaattagTAAAAAGCCGCAGAAGGGCGCCGCGCGGGCCCCGAGAGCGCGACAGAAACAGCCGAGAAACGGGCGGATACACGAATTTTACCATaccacgcgcgcgcgtgtgtgcgtgttttatATTGTTGCTGTTATTAGCAACTCCTAGAAGCAGAATTGAATAATCACATGGTTTTTCTTCCTGGCTCGGCCATCGCCATCCCGCCCCATGCGGTCGGTGGTTGTTGCAATAGGCAAAACCAGagcgcacacaccacaccagagagagagagagagagagagagagagaaagagagggagagcgtgTACTGCTGCGCCCAGCAGTGTGTGGGAAAGCCGGAAAAACCGCGAAatggacacacgcacacgggcgCGCCCCGCacacctcttttttttttttgggggggggggggggggaggggagagtCCAAAACGATCTCCGCCCAACTCCCTACCACCCGCGCACCGGTACTACGCCCTGTGGGTGGACGATTTTCCTCGTTGGCATTTTCCGGGCACCTGAAAAACGCCGATGGCGAgtgctctttgtgtgtgtgtgtgtgtgtgtgtgttgccaagAGAGACAGAACagggcgagcgagcgagagagcaaatTATGCGAGCGCGAGCACATGCGGATGAGGGCAGttgaggaagaagaagaagaagcataaaAGCAGGaaggacgtgtgtgtgtgtctaacgcattgtgtgcgtgtgagagagtgtttgGCCCCCCTCCGCAGGTGTCGGGAAAAATGCTATTTATATTGCcctgaaaagaaaaacaaaaacttagaTAAGTTAAACCGCTCTAGCCCCCCAAGAAGAGGGACAAACGTGCCGCGTCGGGAAGCGTGCAGGACGGAAGGAGGAAGTGGGTAGGAAAGGATGagactaaaacacacacacgcacacatgtgagcagagaaaagaagaaaaaaacaacaaaccaataaCCGTAACAAGCAACACATTAACCCAAACAGGGCCAAGCGATGAGGGAAGGAAGAAAGATTTTCCCAACTTTTCCTCGTTTGCGGCAAAAAAGCAGAATTATTCCTTTTGTTTCAGGTGAATTCTGTGATGGCCTACTTCTTCTTTGGATGCATCTTCCCCCTccctgcaccaccaccaccatcatcatccgcatTTTCATTCATCATCGCGCGAGAATGATtcaaacctccccccccccccccatgtgCACGCTTCTGCAGATTCTTTCTTCCTTAGCCTTTGTGGCagaagaaaattgaattttgaagcacgtgtgtgtgtgtcagggaTGATGGGAAAAGCGGGTTGAATGTGAAGGATATGAGTTACTGCTTCTGTTCCGCTTGTCACACCAGAGTCGCACCATTTTTCGACGGTCAAGgccttcctttttcttttctgttttttttttggctggtGAAAAGTGGcacaaccgtgtgtgtgtgtgtgtgtgtgtgtgtgtgtggtttttcgttgtttttgaaAGCGCAAGCAGAAGATGTGGCGATTTTTctagggtttttttgttgttgtgttttttaagCCTTTTCCTGTGTTCGTCGCTTTTGCTACGCGAAACAGACGGGAGAGAACGGTCGTCGTGCGcacgccgtgtgtgtgtgtgattagtGAATCGATTAGAAAGTTCCTAGCACTCCTCCCATCCCCCCCAATTTCGACCGGcaagacagagagacagacagagagagagagagaaaacgagAGAACAAGGACTACTAAGGCATTGATTGCTGCGTGATTTCTTGCTATTTTTATACGTATTTGTGTGCTTCTGTGTGtaactgtgtgtctgtgtgtgtgtgtgtgtgtgcatctgtGGCCAagaatagtgtgtgtgtgtgtgtgtgtgtgtgtgataaggGTGTGCAGGACATAGCAACATCAACTAAAATAAAAGGATAAGAAAGGTCCTCGGTTTGACAATTTCCAATACTGCGAGTGTTCGAacgcagagaaagagagagcgacagagagagagagagagagagagagagagagagagagcatcgcGCAGCCGAAATGTCCTGGGCGTatcccccccttcccccccccccccagcatAGGCGGCAAACAAAGATGGCGACAGGAGCAGTGTGACAGAGATGTCCTTCCCTTACCAGGTGGAGTGTAAACGAGGGGAAGGGGATGGTTGGGACGGACAGTGATTTAGAAACTTCTCCAACTCTCGCTCGCGaggccagccagccagactGCAATCAAAGTACAagcgcaagaagaagaagaggaagaagaaggagtCCTCCCACCTCATCGCACCGCCACTCCCTGTGGGCCAAAAACACGCACGACCATCAACCACTACCGCCATCTCCAACAGTCCTGCTCTTCGATCAAATTGGCCCCGGcggaggggtgggggggggggtggctgGGGCGTTCCTCATCAACGGAAGTGCTCCTGCAACACGTCATCCTGGCAAggacacacgcgcacacacacacacacacgcgcatcgTGATGGTGGTCACGCGTGAAAGTCATTTTCCCTGTCGTGTCGTGTCGTGTGGTTGCAAAACTCGCGCATCTTGTTAATTAAAACCCAGCCAAAATCAGAAAAACGAAATCCGCCTTAATGGCGACGCGTTGTCCTTTCCGGCACCGGGGAGGGTAGCAACCGCCAGCAAACAAAGCAAGCAAGGCAGAGGcacacaaagaagaagaagaaaaacagcaaGAAGTCGCTAAGGACGTGGTCCTATCACGTCGCGTGACAGCgctcgcactctctctctctcgctctctttagTGCTTCCATGGATTAGTGTAATGACAGTGGGGAACTCTGGGAACGACTGCAACGGGAAGGACATTTCTGGATAACACTGCCCAGCCCTGTTTGCTGGCTCCCTCTCTCACGTTGGTTCGCTAATTTAATTCCCATCTGCCACACTACTCGACCATCAAGCCTCCGTTCCAAAAAATCCATATGGGAAGTGacacaagcaacaaaaaaagaaatcatttAGACACGCGATTAGGAACTGTCATAATCTCGTGCTGTATAtcgccttctctctctctctctctctctctctctctctctctctctctctctctctctctttctctttctctttctttctcttacaTTGGAGGAgaggcgcgcgcgcacatacacagaTGCGTTGCAGCTCCCAACAGCCCCTCCACTCCAAAAGTTTGCCAAAAGGAGCTGCAAGGGGCACTAGGGTGGATCCCCATTTTTCGCCTGTTCGATGTTACTGTGCCCGCTTGCTGTAAAGGCAAGGAGTGTATCGATTTTACCAAGCGCACCGAGATAACTCTGCACGGTGTGCgatagcgcaaaaaaaaaaacccgcgtTCGTCCGTTTAACCCTATCGCGTGCACTGTGAGGACGTAAAGCGAAGGACACTACTGTGCCTTCCCTTTGGTGGGCTGTACATATATCCTTATCCAGTAGTATCCAGTGGGCTcttgctgtgtatgtgtggccaCTCGAGCTCGAGCCGGTGGCCCTGTGGACGCAGcccgaagcacacacacacacacacagggcggGCACAGGGCTATTCAACACGTCTCCTTTGTGGCAGGAATGCCCGAATGCGGAAGTGCATGCGCCATTCCGCTCTGTGTGTCCTTACCCTCTTTGAGTCCTTGGGTGTTAATGGCACAGCTGACAATAGACACTGTCTTTCTCTtcattgctctctctctctttctctttgttaCTGGGCCGGGgagggaagaaaagaagagagaaaaaagcgcTAACCGACTGGTGTAACAATGCAAAGGTGGTCGGCCATGTGCTCCGGTTAAGCTTGCAGTGCACAAGATGGTAGGCAACGTGCGACACAACCTTGGCGCAAGTGCTCTAACCTTTGTGGTGTTGCCCCCACCCCTCCATTGGATGGCAGCTTCTCGCACCGGATGATGTCACTGACTGACTGCCTGCATTGTGGTGGCGGCGGAAACAAAACCTCATTCAAGAGGGGtggggggttttttgtgtgggttTTCGCTTTGGATAAGTGCCTCAGCCACTCGCGGGTCACGGAGATTCGTTTTTGGAATTCGTATCTATGGTCGTTTATTAGAAGCAGACGTGGAAAGCTCTAGGGATATTGGATCGGAGTAATGCTCAGAAGATATTGGATTGGAGCAACATCAAGAAGTTATTGGATTGGAGCAAAGTCCACAAGATATTGAATCGGAGTTAAATCCAGAGATATTGGATTGGAGTGAATTCCAGCGGTATGGAATTGGAGTAAAATCTGGAGTTTTTGGTTTGGAGTAAAGTTCAGATGGTTTTGGATCCTAGCAAAATCCAGAGATATTGGATTCTTCGTGCCTAGGACGTCTGGAGGAAACATATGCTGTATTGTATGTGTTCCAACAATTCATCGTGATCCGGAGCAACTCTTGATTGAACTCCCAACATCCCAATACATCTTGCCTGTAACTCTGCTCCCCTCTGCTCTCTGTTCTCATCCAATATCCTTGCTTTGCTGTGACGTTTGCCACCGTTTAGTAGTAGTGACATTGGCTAACACTTCCCACTTCCGCTTCCCGCAGGCAGTGTAACCAGCAAGTGCCCTCACTCAACCCTTCTTCCCTGCCGGCTGCGCATCATCTTCCTCCAAAGCGGCGTGTAGACCTCTCGCGTGAAGCAATGTGCACCTTCGGCTAGCTCCGGAAACGCCTCgcgtcgcagcagcagcagcagcaggtcgtAGGTGGTGTGGTCGCAGGCCCGCCTGGCAGTGCACCTTGTCGCGGTCCGAGTCCTGCGCCGTCTGGCTAGACCCCGACGCAACCTTCCATTCTTACCGCTGCAACCCCGCACAGCCGCACAGTGACGAGCGCCGCGAAGCACCGCACCCCGGACGCACCCAAGATGGATGATCTGCTACAGGCCGGCCACGTGGTCAAGGAAAGATGGAAGGTGAGGGATTTTTGGAACGCCTGGAGTTCTCCCTGGAACTGCCATTCGCTTAATCTGGCTTGATATCTTTCTCTTCCGCAGGTGCTGAAGAAGATCGGCGGCGGTGGGTTCGGCGAAATCTACGAGGGGCAAGATTTGATCACGCGCGAGCAGGTCGCACTGAAGGTCGAGTCGGCCCGGCAACCGAAGCAGGTACTCAAGATGGAGGTGGCCGTCCTGAAGAAGCTGCAAGGTAGGGTTTCAGCGAACGAACAGCACACGAACAGTTGGCAACTGTCTGGCATACTAACGTTTCGCCCTTACCACCACACCCGCACGCAGGCAAGGAGCACATCTGTCGGTTCATCGGCTGCGGGCGCAACGATCGATTCAATTACGTTGTGATGCAGCTACAGGGGAAGAATTTGGCCGAGCTGCGGCGGTCGCAGGCACGCGGTGCCTTCTCACTCAGCACAACGCTGCGCATCGGCCTCCAAATACTGAAATCGATCGAATCCATCCATTCGGTCGGCTTCCTTCATCGTGATATCAAACCAGTAAGTGCCGTAGGTCGTAACGATGTAGCCAGCCAGGGtcgaattgattgattttccttttttcccttttttttcttttttgcttgccAGAGTAACTTTGCCATAGGAAGACTACCGCTCACTAGTCGTAGAATCTACATGCTGGACTTCGGCTTAGCTAGGCAGTACACTACCGGTACGGGTGAGGTACGATGTCCCCGAGCTGCGGCAGGATTCCGCGGAACCGTAAGGTAGGGACCGTAAACGCCGTTACGCACACACCGAGCAACCCATCTGTTAACAATCTGTTTTcttcttgcgtttttttttttctaggtACGCTTCGTTAAACGCGCACAAAAATCGTGAAATGGGCCGCCAGGACGATCTGTGGTCGTTGTTCTATATGCTTGTTGAGTTTGTTACCGGCCAGCTTCCATGGCGTAAAATTAAGGATAAAGAGCAAGTACGTTCAGCGACAACCGCATCCGCATTGAATGCACCCGATGAAACTAATTTCCCTCCTTCTCTTTTCTGCTTCAGGTTGGAatgttgaaagaaaaatatgaTCATCGTTTGCTACTCAAGCACTTGCCTTCGGATTTCAAATACTTCTTAGAGCATATTCAATCCCTTAACTACGCCGACAAGCCGGATTATGCAGTAAGCGCCATCgcacgtgtttttgtttttgtttccacgTGTTTCCACCACGATTTCTTATTCTGCTCCTGTTTTACCCGCCCCAGATGCTGATCTCTCTGTTTGAACGATGCATGAAGCGCCGGGGCGTGAAGGAAACGGACCCGTTCGACTGGGAAAACAACGCCGACTACAACGCCGGCGAAGCCAAAGCTATCAACGCAGCCGTACCAAAGAGTGAACTAATCAAAAAACATAAGGATATCGAAATGACCGAGGTATGTTGGATCGGGCGATGTCCGACCCGTTCGCTGCCGTAGTTTGTTTTCAGCGCATTAATtatttcgtgttttgtttttttttttttttttttgataaattttagGAGAAACGCAAACCAATCATGGACTCGGCAAAAGTGCTACACACGGAACCGATCGAATCGATGAAGCCGCAGAACGTGCTGAACgcgggcggcggtggtggggcGGCCGGGGCCGCGGCGGCGACCGCTGCCGCCAAGGCGGCCCTCAACCACGCGGACCAACACGAGCCGAACGAGGCAAAGATACAGCAGGAGACGAAAACGGACGGTCCGGCGATCGAGATGGTGGTCGTGAAGGTAAGCTATGGCGGTTTTGCCCCCTTTCCCTGCTTACAAATGCTCCCGCCAGTCACAATTCGGGCCGTTTGGGGCAGGGGCAAACCCGTGGGTTACTTGGCGGGGAAGGATACCAGACGGCGCGACGACGAGTAGCCTAATGGAGTTGCTTGTCCCCTTTTCCGGTCAACTTCATTAGGCTCCATTCCATtgcttttacagggttttacaggggttttcatgCTTGtcggacacttccttgactctttcctattggaagtgaactgcatacgttggaaattggactctatggtacgctttttggacaggcgccttggaaattcctgttggatttgtccaacaaggatgctatagagtccaattcccattacattaagttcatttcgcgtatgaaagagtcaataaagtgtcccacagctatgataACTCCTGGAAACCCCTGCATTGCTTTCGCTTGACGCATCCCAACAGCTGGAGTGTTTGAGAACAATTTTTTTGATACAACTATtgtcttcttttctttcaatctcttctttttttctcttaatttctctttctttctaccTCGTTTCATTTTCGGGTGTTTAATTAATTGCtatgtcgtgtgtgtgtgtgtgcgtgtctttCGTTATCCCGATTGCAATTCCGCTCCTGCGAAACACGgttctcctcctcctgcacaccacccacacacacacacacaaatcggcTGTACTGCCGCACAGGGTCTAATAAGTTTTCCTATTCACCAGAACGAGATACCGCTGGTGCGGGCGCACACGGAGGTGATGACGAAGCCGGCCAAGCACGGCAGCAACCGGCTGCGAATACTGACCGCGCCGCCGGTCAACATCAAGGATTTCTCCTCCTCGCTCGACAAGCAGCAGTCGCAGTCGCCatcgcagcagcaccagcagcagcagcagcagtcgctgCACCACCAGTCGTCG
The Anopheles arabiensis isolate DONGOLA chromosome X, AaraD3, whole genome shotgun sequence DNA segment above includes these coding regions:
- the LOC120905472 gene encoding tau-tubulin kinase homolog Asator isoform X1; this translates as MDDLLQAGHVVKERWKVLKKIGGGGFGEIYEGQDLITREQVALKVESARQPKQVLKMEVAVLKKLQGKEHICRFIGCGRNDRFNYVVMQLQGKNLAELRRSQARGAFSLSTTLRIGLQILKSIESIHSVGFLHRDIKPSNFAIGRLPLTSRRIYMLDFGLARQYTTGTGEVRCPRAAAGFRGTVRYASLNAHKNREMGRQDDLWSLFYMLVEFVTGQLPWRKIKDKEQVGMLKEKYDHRLLLKHLPSDFKYFLEHIQSLNYADKPDYAMLISLFERCMKRRGVKETDPFDWENNADYNAGEAKAINAAVPKSELIKKHKDIEMTEEKRKPIMDSAKVLHTEPIESMKPQNVLNAGGGGGAAGAAAATAAAKAALNHADQHEPNEAKIQQETKTDGPAIEMVVVKGLISFPIHQNEIPLVRAHTEVMTKPAKHGSNRLRILTAPPVNIKDFSSSLDKQQSQSPSQQHQQQQQQSLHHQSSHHMSQQSHHHHHHHHPLHASNDGNNLSMELKSKLLKTEADDLSYAPSDGMILRDLTQQHCQSVGQPKQHHDGHQQQSSAGGGSLQRQSLTLGGKSLRSYGSTTTSNKYGGGRNDDKSCRDYSITQHAIIDDDNASQHQTPKYQGALTLASQWKSQFDDSDDSTDGLWKGEQHSENASKKNYTNLNKSSMAAGQPKEHHQPVSPPQPPPLPPPPQTNGQLSGAGPVPTRNGHAEQPHGGTENGTASLPSQAPPPPLPPLPQCEGAAVPLPDYAGSGCDKQQLVAALAAEPDCGPLVDATSLLPRVAVPAEDGSNNQGVEERDGAAEPADDGAPQGAGANEEEEQGEEEEEEAEEEEEEEEEEQQQGEEEEAEPRGGKVEGAGGGPMIVSVGSLVGGFEAVAAAAAAAAVTATPVTAGGNAELSSNLKS
- the LOC120905472 gene encoding tau-tubulin kinase homolog Asator isoform X2, which codes for MDDLLQAGHVVKERWKVLKKIGGGGFGEIYEGQDLITREQVALKVESARQPKQVLKMEVAVLKKLQGKEHICRFIGCGRNDRFNYVVMQLQGKNLAELRRSQARGAFSLSTTLRIGLQILKSIESIHSVGFLHRDIKPSNFAIGRLPLTSRRIYMLDFGLARQYTTGTGEVRCPRAAAGFRGTVRYASLNAHKNREMGRQDDLWSLFYMLVEFVTGQLPWRKIKDKEQVGMLKEKYDHRLLLKHLPSDFKYFLEHIQSLNYADKPDYAMLISLFERCMKRRGVKETDPFDWENNADYNAGEAKAINAAVPKSELIKKHKDIEMTEEKRKPIMDSAKVLHTEPIESMKPQNVLNAGGGGGAAGAAAATAAAKAALNHADQHEPNEAKIQQETKTDGPAIEMVVVKNEIPLVRAHTEVMTKPAKHGSNRLRILTAPPVNIKDFSSSLDKQQSQSPSQQHQQQQQQSLHHQSSHHMSQQSHHHHHHHHPLHASNDGNNLSMELKSKLLKTEADDLSYAPSDGMILRDLTQQHCQSVGQPKQHHDGHQQQSSAGGGSLQRQSLTLGGKSLRSYGSTTTSNKYGGGRNDDKSCRDYSITQHAIIDDDNASQHQTPKYQGALTLASQWKSQFDDSDDSTDGLWKGEQHSENASKKNYTNLNKSSMAAGQPKEHHQPVSPPQPPPLPPPPQTNGQLSGAGPVPTRNGHAEQPHGGTENGTASLPSQAPPPPLPPLPQCEGAAVPLPDYAGSGCDKQQLVAALAAEPDCGPLVDATSLLPRVAVPAEDGSNNQGVEERDGAAEPADDGAPQGAGANEEEEQGEEEEEEAEEEEEEEEEEQQQGEEEEAEPRGGKVEGAGGGPMIVSVGSLVGGFEAVAAAAAAAAVTATPVTAGGNAELSSNLKS